In Mixta intestinalis, the following are encoded in one genomic region:
- the dmsD gene encoding Tat proofreading chaperone DmsD has translation MTAFNHSDDFSMTARVLGALFYFAPDSTEAAPLVSALSTDGWQTQWPLPPAVLSPLVAGFKSNSDESLTEAFQRLFVGPYALPAPPWGSVWLDRENVLFGESTLALRQWMYDNGIHFEIQQNEPEDHFGVLLLMAAWLSETGRYSECEQLLAWHLFPWSFRFLDIFIENADHPFYQALGELARQTLTQWVSYLPLPVAVKPITR, from the coding sequence ATGACAGCGTTTAACCACAGTGATGATTTTTCCATGACGGCACGCGTACTTGGGGCGCTGTTCTATTTTGCGCCGGACAGCACGGAAGCCGCACCGCTGGTTTCAGCACTATCGACGGATGGCTGGCAAACGCAATGGCCGCTTCCGCCAGCCGTATTATCACCGCTGGTAGCAGGGTTTAAGAGCAATAGTGATGAATCTCTGACAGAGGCCTTTCAGCGTTTATTTGTCGGCCCCTATGCCTTGCCGGCACCGCCATGGGGTTCTGTCTGGTTGGATCGAGAAAACGTTCTGTTTGGGGAATCTACGCTGGCCCTACGTCAGTGGATGTACGACAACGGCATTCACTTCGAAATTCAGCAGAACGAACCGGAAGATCACTTTGGAGTATTGTTGTTGATGGCGGCATGGCTATCGGAGACGGGGCGATACAGTGAATGCGAACAGTTGCTGGCCTGGCACCTTTTTCCGTGGTCATTCCGTTTCCTCGATATTTTTATTGAGAATGCCGATCATCCTTTTTATCAGGCATTAGGTGAGTTAGCCCGTCAGACTCTGACACAATGGGTATCGTATTTGCCGCTCCCGGTGGCGGTGAAACCAATAACGCGATAA
- the phoA gene encoding alkaline phosphatase → MKKQPLFAVSLLAALVCGSAAAEMSTITRAAQGDITQFGGARRFSGDQTEALKASLSNAPAKNVILLIGDGMGDSEITLARNYALGAGGFFKGIDALPLTGQYTHYSLDKESHKPSYVTDSAASATAWSTGVKTYNGALGVDVNGKDHMTLLEMAKAGGKATGNVSTAELEDATPAAQISHVTSRKCYGPEKTSELCASNALEKGGRGSIAEQLLVARADVTLGGGGKTFNETAKAGDYQGKTLREQAQARGYRLVDDVNGLNAVTEANQQQPLLGLFSEGNMPVRWQGPKASYHGNIDKPAVTCEVNAERPASVPTLAQMTDKAITLLSKNPRGFFLQVEGASIDKQDHAANPCGQIGETVDLDEAVQKALDFARKDGNTLVIVTADHAHSSQIVENGTKAPGLTQALNTKDGAVMTVSYGNSEGESQEHTGTQLRIAAYGPHAANVTGLTDQTDLFFTIRDALGLKP, encoded by the coding sequence ATGAAAAAACAGCCTTTATTTGCCGTCTCGTTGCTGGCGGCGCTGGTGTGCGGCAGTGCGGCGGCGGAGATGTCTACCATTACGCGTGCGGCGCAAGGTGATATCACCCAGTTTGGTGGCGCACGGCGCTTTAGCGGCGATCAGACCGAAGCGCTGAAAGCCTCGCTCAGCAATGCGCCCGCGAAAAACGTTATTCTGCTGATTGGCGATGGCATGGGCGATTCGGAAATCACGCTGGCTCGCAATTATGCGCTGGGAGCGGGCGGCTTTTTTAAAGGTATCGATGCGCTACCGTTAACCGGTCAGTATACCCATTATTCCCTGGATAAAGAGTCGCATAAGCCGAGCTATGTCACCGATTCGGCAGCCTCGGCCACCGCCTGGTCTACCGGCGTCAAAACCTACAATGGCGCGCTGGGCGTTGACGTTAACGGCAAAGACCATATGACCCTGCTGGAGATGGCGAAGGCGGGCGGCAAAGCAACTGGCAACGTCTCTACCGCCGAACTGGAAGATGCCACGCCTGCCGCGCAGATATCGCATGTGACCTCGCGTAAATGCTACGGGCCGGAAAAAACCAGCGAGCTGTGCGCCAGCAATGCACTGGAGAAGGGCGGCAGAGGATCGATTGCCGAGCAGCTGCTTGTTGCTCGTGCCGATGTCACGCTGGGCGGCGGCGGTAAGACCTTTAATGAAACGGCAAAGGCGGGTGATTATCAGGGGAAAACGCTACGCGAGCAGGCGCAGGCGCGCGGCTACCGGCTGGTGGATGATGTTAACGGACTGAATGCGGTCACCGAGGCGAATCAGCAACAGCCGCTGCTGGGGCTGTTCAGCGAAGGCAATATGCCGGTGCGCTGGCAGGGGCCAAAAGCGAGCTATCACGGTAATATCGATAAGCCTGCCGTTACCTGCGAAGTGAACGCGGAACGCCCCGCCTCTGTGCCGACGCTGGCACAGATGACCGATAAAGCGATTACGTTGCTCAGTAAAAATCCGCGTGGCTTTTTCTTACAGGTAGAAGGTGCTTCTATTGATAAACAGGATCACGCCGCTAACCCGTGCGGTCAGATTGGCGAAACGGTCGATCTGGATGAGGCGGTGCAGAAGGCGCTCGACTTTGCCCGTAAGGATGGCAATACGCTGGTTATTGTAACGGCAGACCATGCGCACTCCAGCCAGATTGTGGAAAACGGCACCAAAGCGCCAGGGCTGACGCAGGCGCTGAATACCAAAGATGGCGCGGTAATGACCGTCAGTTACGGTAACTCAGAAGGAGAATCGCAGGAGCATACCGGCACGCAGCTGCGTATCGCTGCTTACGGCCCGCATGCGGCCAACGTAACCGGCCTGACCGATCAAACCGATCTGTTCTTTACTATCCGTGATGCGCTGGGTCTGAAGCCCTGA